A genome region from Myripristis murdjan chromosome 16, fMyrMur1.1, whole genome shotgun sequence includes the following:
- the kiaa1143 gene encoding uncharacterized protein KIAA1143 homolog: MNKNSKASGVSWVKPAEPSFLKKFKSDVGFKEGPTVDTKRQVMPALDDDSGSDREDELPQVVVLKKGDLNAEEVKKIKDEQRGAAIDKEDEPPADGKILFKKPAKRSSSDKFQGITASSSKKKKSEGGEEEKKKEEKEEKPGKKVKNNSLLSFGGDEEEEDE, from the exons ATGAACAAGAACAGCAAGGCCAGCGGCGTGTCTTGGGTCAAACCGGCGGAACCGTCCTTTCTCAAGAAATTCAAATCTGACGTGGGATTCAAGGAGGGGCCGACTGTGGACACCAAG CGCCAAGTGATGCCAGCACTCGATGATGACAGCGGCAGTGACCGTGAGGATGAATTGCCTCAAGTTGTGGTCCTGAAGAAAGGAGACTTGAACGCAGAGGAAGTGAAGAAGATTAAAGATGAACAGCGTGGTGCTGCGATAGACAAAG AGGATGAACCGCCAGCCGATGGTAAAATCCTTTTCAAGAAGCCGGCCAAGCGCTCTTCCTCAGACAAATTCCAGGGCATCACTGCCAGCTCtagcaaaaagaagaagagtgagggaggagaggaagaaaagaagaaagaggagaaggaggagaagcctggaaagaaagtgaaaaataacAGCCTTCTGTCATTTGGTGgcgacgaggaggaagaggatgaataA
- the tmem42a gene encoding transmembrane protein 42a translates to MLSGAFYALLAGFLGAVASSSAKLSLGADYLKEMCEAGLSRWTSGVPWTGRPGGATACDWLHIPLRLLCGGLLFTCNAVMWTFFSKALRHSSSSARATVTTTAANFISSAVLGRVIFGESHAALWWVGISLTLSGLLVLHGSTSQAPPQEEAKKK, encoded by the exons ATGTTGTCAGGGGCTTTTTACGCTTTACTGGCGGGTTTCCTCGGGGCTGTGGCCTCCTCGTCCGCCAAGCTGTCCCTCGGAGCAGACTACCTGAAGGAGATGTGTGAGGCAGGGCTGAGCCGGTGGACCAGCGGGGTGCCCTGGACTGGGAGACCCGGGGGAGCCACTGCCTGTGACTGG CTCCACATCCCTCTGCGGCTGCTGTGCGGAGGCCTGCTGTTCACCTGTAACGCTGTGATGTGGACCTTCTTCTCCAAAGCCCTGCgtcactcctcttcctcagccagAGCCACCGTCACCACCACCGCAGCCAACTTCATCTCCTCT GCAGTCCTGGGGAGGGTGATATTTGGAGAGAGCCATGCAGCTCTGTGGTGGGTGggcatctctctcactctgtctgggTTGCTGGTGCTCCATGGATCCACATCTCAGGCCCCACCACAGGAGGAGGCGAAGAAAAAGTAG